The following coding sequences are from one Epinephelus moara isolate mb chromosome 7, YSFRI_EMoa_1.0, whole genome shotgun sequence window:
- the LOC126393162 gene encoding zinc finger protein 45: MLDKASDKDQQTEHCSDCGCRLSEPDSDSTNTSATPKQQRVQKAVSPSKCSSCQAGSSLPNGRRPHRRLRLDPHSCGLCSKTFISSAHLNLHLASHNKERKFRCSTCGKYFHQSSHLMAHKIIHSGDRPFKCPDCGKTFGRASHLKTHRRLHTGEKPFKCTYCDKSFTQKAGLLAHVRLHTGERQYKCEQCGEGFRSLALLLSHKAAEASGQAKPVSPPALNQPQKTQSTLEDLKCGVCCRTFVRSSYIRLHIRLKKGQRPYHCKVCNKTFVKLDTFVNHCDKHLRQKRDKSVVKVVKDKVVKPPLFVPLSRPPSPEPSPTQPSSTEVNTRSRAKAKTKTEP; the protein is encoded by the coding sequence ATGTTGGATAAAGCCAGTGATAAAGACCAACAGACTGAGCATTGCTCAGACTGTGGATGCAGGCTATCAGAGCCGGACTCTGATTCAACCAACACTTCAGCCACTCCTAAACAGCAGCGTGTGCAAAAAGCAGTCAGTCCTTCCAAATGCTCATCCTGCCAGGCAGGCAGCAGTCTCCCTAACGGGCGACGTCCACACCGCCGCCTCCGcctggaccctcacagctgtgGCCTGTGCTCCAAAACCTTCATCTCCTCCGCCCACCTGAACCTTCACCTCGCCTCTCACAACAAGGAGAGGAAGTTCAGATGTAGCACCTGTGGCAAGTACTTCCACCAGTCCTCCCACCTGATGGCgcacaagataatccacagcGGGGACAGGCCATTTAAATGCCCAGATTGTGGTAAGACCTTCGGCCGCGCCTCCCATCTGAAGACCCACCGTCGGCTCCACACAGGCGAGAAGCCCTTCAAGTGCACCTACTGTGACAAGTCGTTCACACAGAAGGCTGGACTCCTGGCACATGTTCGTCTACACACAGGGGAGCGGCAATACAAGTGTGAGCAGTGCGGTGAGGGTTTTCGCTCTTtggcactcctgctctctcacaAGGCTGCGGAGGCATCTGGGCAGGCCAAACCAGTGTCACCGCCTGCACTCAACCAGCCTCAGAAGACACAGAGTACCCTGGAGGATCTGAAATGTGGCGTCTGCTGCCGCACCTTTGTACGATCATCATACATCAGGCTGCACATACGCCTCAAAAAAGGACAGCGGCCATATCACTGCAAAGTGTGCAACAAGACCTTTGTCAAGCTGGATACGTTTGTGAACCACTGTGATAAACACCTAAGACAGAAAAGGGATAAAAGTGTGGTAAAGGTGGTTAAAGACAAAGTTGTTAAACCTCCCCTGTTTGTCCCACTCTCCAGGCCTCCTTCTCCTGAACCCTCACCCACTCAGCCGTCATCCACAGAGGTCAACACACGCTCCAGAGCAAAAGCAAAGACTAAGACGGAGCCATGA